A window of the Enterobacteriaceae bacterium 4M9 genome harbors these coding sequences:
- the folA gene encoding type 3 dihydrofolate reductase, whose translation MISLIAALAADRVIGMENAMPWNLPADLAWFKRNTLNKPVIMGRLTWESIGRPLPDRKNIVISRHPGTDERVTWVSSVEDAIAACGEVEEIMVIGGGRIYEQFLPLAQRLYLTHIDAEVEGDTHFPEYEPDEWQPVFSEFRDADDNNSHGCFFEILERRQ comes from the coding sequence ATGATCAGTCTGATTGCCGCACTTGCGGCAGATCGCGTTATTGGTATGGAAAACGCCATGCCGTGGAATTTGCCGGCGGATCTCGCCTGGTTTAAACGTAATACGCTTAACAAACCGGTGATTATGGGACGCCTGACCTGGGAATCTATCGGCCGTCCGCTCCCGGACAGGAAGAATATTGTCATCAGCCGTCATCCCGGGACGGATGAGCGCGTTACCTGGGTCAGCTCGGTTGAAGACGCTATCGCCGCCTGCGGCGAGGTAGAAGAGATTATGGTGATTGGCGGTGGCCGTATTTATGAGCAATTTTTGCCGCTGGCCCAGCGCCTGTATCTGACGCACATTGATGCCGAGGTGGAAGGTGATACGCACTTCCCGGAATATGAGCCGGATGAATGGCAGCCGGTGTTCAGTGAGTTTCGTGATGCAGATGACAACAACTCACACGGCTGTTTCTTTGAAATTCTGGAACGACGCCAGTAA
- the apaG gene encoding Co2+/Mg2+ efflux protein ApaG, with the protein MSDTPRVCVQVQSVYIESQSAPDEERYVFAYTVTIRNLGHCSVQLLGRYWLITNGNGRETEVQGEGVVGVQPHIEPGDDYQYTSGAVIETPLGTMQGHYEMIDEQGRPFHLDIPVFRLAVPILIH; encoded by the coding sequence ATGTCAGATACGCCTCGTGTTTGTGTCCAGGTACAGAGTGTTTACATCGAATCCCAGTCGGCTCCCGATGAGGAACGCTATGTCTTCGCCTATACCGTCACCATTCGCAACCTGGGGCACTGCTCGGTTCAGCTACTGGGCCGCTACTGGCTTATCACTAATGGTAACGGGCGTGAAACCGAGGTTCAGGGCGAGGGCGTGGTCGGCGTCCAGCCGCATATCGAACCGGGTGATGACTACCAGTACACCAGCGGTGCAGTCATTGAAACGCCGCTTGGCACCATGCAGGGTCATTATGAAATGATTGACGAGCAGGGTCGCCCGTTCCACCTCGACATTCCGGTCTTCCGACTGGCTGTTCCCATTCTCATTCACTGA
- the pdxA gene encoding 4-hydroxythreonine-4-phosphate dehydrogenase PdxA: MANTPRVVITPGEPAGIGPDLVIALAQHDWPVELVVCASEQLLTERAALLGHAIQCLPWQPHAPVHPQRAGTLTVLPVALHAPVTPGKLDPRNGNYVVQTLVRACDGCLSGEFAAVVTGPVHKGIINDAGVAFTGHTEFFEARSGSKKVVMMLATEELRVALATTHLPLRAVADAITPSLLRQVLAILHHDLQTKFGITRPHILVSGLNPHAGEGGHMGTEEIDTIIPVLDEMRAGGMRLTGPLPADTLFQPKYLESADAVLAMYHDQGLPVLKYQGFGRAVNITLGLPFIRTSVDHGTALELAGQGTADVGSFITALNLATKMIFNSQ, translated from the coding sequence ATGGCTAATACTCCCCGCGTAGTTATCACTCCCGGCGAACCCGCCGGGATTGGTCCCGACCTGGTTATTGCGCTTGCACAACACGACTGGCCCGTTGAGCTGGTCGTTTGTGCTTCTGAGCAACTGCTGACCGAGCGCGCAGCACTGCTCGGTCACGCCATACAATGTCTTCCCTGGCAACCGCATGCCCCTGTCCACCCACAGCGCGCAGGGACACTGACGGTCCTGCCTGTGGCGCTACATGCGCCAGTCACACCTGGCAAACTTGACCCACGCAACGGCAACTATGTTGTCCAGACGCTGGTTCGCGCCTGTGACGGCTGCCTGAGCGGTGAGTTTGCCGCTGTGGTGACCGGCCCGGTACACAAAGGCATCATCAATGACGCGGGTGTGGCATTTACCGGCCATACGGAATTCTTCGAAGCCCGCTCAGGCAGTAAGAAAGTGGTGATGATGCTGGCAACAGAGGAGCTTCGCGTGGCGCTCGCCACGACGCACTTACCATTGCGGGCGGTGGCCGATGCCATTACGCCGTCGCTGTTGCGCCAGGTGCTGGCTATTTTACATCATGATTTGCAGACCAAATTCGGCATCACTCGCCCACACATTCTGGTCAGCGGCCTCAATCCACACGCCGGTGAAGGCGGGCACATGGGCACGGAAGAAATTGACACTATCATTCCCGTGCTTGATGAAATGCGCGCTGGCGGTATGCGCCTTACCGGTCCCTTACCTGCCGACACGCTGTTTCAGCCGAAATATCTCGAAAGTGCCGATGCCGTACTGGCGATGTACCACGATCAGGGACTTCCCGTGCTAAAATACCAGGGCTTTGGTCGCGCGGTGAATATTACGCTCGGCCTGCCTTTCATTCGCACATCGGTTGATCACGGTACCGCTCTTGAGCTTGCGGGCCAGGGGACAGCCGATGTCGGCAGTTTTATTACGGCGCTTAATCTCGCCACGAAAATGATCTTTAACAGTCAATGA
- a CDS encoding LysE family translocator, whose product MLETTFFIATIATLGMISPGPDFFLVIKNAARYPRTAALMTSAGVVCGVMTHMSYCVAGLAVVITTTPWLFGLLKYAGAAYLVWVGLHALFSRGDSKMDVSQYAQQQPPLKKAFIQGYLCNLLNPKATLFFLAMFTQVLSVDSGLGEKLWYAAIIVGLSVLWWPLLVVLIQSEPVRKGLAKAQKIVDKLLGGVLIALGVKVALS is encoded by the coding sequence ATGCTGGAAACCACGTTTTTTATCGCAACTATCGCCACGCTTGGCATGATTTCTCCGGGTCCTGACTTCTTCCTGGTGATTAAAAATGCAGCCCGCTATCCGCGTACAGCAGCACTGATGACCAGCGCTGGCGTGGTCTGTGGCGTGATGACACACATGAGCTACTGCGTGGCAGGGCTTGCCGTGGTTATCACCACCACGCCGTGGCTGTTTGGGCTACTGAAGTACGCCGGGGCAGCTTACCTGGTGTGGGTCGGACTACACGCGCTATTTTCTCGCGGCGACAGCAAAATGGATGTCAGTCAGTATGCACAACAGCAACCCCCGCTGAAAAAAGCCTTTATACAGGGTTATCTGTGCAATTTGCTCAATCCGAAGGCGACACTGTTTTTTCTCGCGATGTTTACCCAGGTCCTGAGCGTGGACTCAGGCTTAGGTGAAAAACTCTGGTATGCCGCGATTATCGTCGGGCTTTCCGTGCTGTGGTGGCCGCTTCTGGTCGTGCTGATCCAAAGCGAACCGGTGCGCAAAGGGCTTGCGAAGGCGCAGAAGATTGTCGATAAGCTTCTGGGCGGCGTGCTGATTGCACTCGGCGTGAAGGTGGCGCTGAGTTAA
- the rsmA gene encoding 16S rRNA (adenine(1518)-N(6)/adenine(1519)-N(6))-dimethyltransferase RsmA, which yields MNNRVHQGHLARKRFGQNFLNDPFIIDSIVSAINPQKGEALVEIGPGLAALTEPVGERLDKLTVIELDRDLAARLKTHPFLGPKLTIYQQDAMTMDFGELSRQEGQPLRVFGNLPYNISTPLMFHLFSYTDAIKDMHFMLQKEVVNRLVAGPNSKAYGRLSVMAQYYCQVIPVLEVPPGSFTPPPKVDSAVVRLVPHAELPHQVKELRILSRLTTEAFNQRRKTIRNSLGNLFSPQVLTELGVDPALRAENVSVAQYCLMANHLAENPLPKES from the coding sequence ATGAATAATCGAGTTCACCAGGGCCACCTTGCCCGCAAACGCTTCGGGCAAAACTTTCTCAATGACCCGTTCATTATCGACAGCATCGTCAGCGCGATTAACCCGCAAAAAGGCGAAGCGCTGGTTGAAATCGGCCCGGGCCTGGCGGCACTCACCGAACCGGTGGGCGAGCGCCTTGATAAGCTGACCGTCATCGAACTCGACCGCGATCTGGCTGCGCGCCTGAAAACGCATCCGTTTCTTGGCCCTAAGCTGACCATTTATCAACAGGATGCCATGACAATGGACTTCGGTGAGCTTTCCCGTCAGGAAGGCCAGCCGCTGCGCGTATTCGGCAACCTGCCTTACAATATTTCCACACCGCTGATGTTCCACCTGTTTAGCTATACTGATGCCATAAAGGACATGCACTTTATGCTGCAAAAAGAGGTGGTCAATCGCCTGGTGGCGGGGCCGAACAGCAAAGCCTATGGCCGCCTGAGCGTGATGGCGCAGTACTACTGCCAGGTGATCCCGGTGCTGGAAGTACCGCCTGGCTCCTTTACGCCGCCGCCAAAGGTTGATTCTGCCGTTGTGCGCCTGGTTCCGCATGCTGAATTGCCGCATCAGGTAAAAGAGCTGCGTATACTGAGCAGGCTCACGACCGAAGCCTTTAACCAGCGCCGCAAGACGATTCGCAACAGTCTGGGGAATCTGTTCAGCCCACAAGTGCTGACAGAATTAGGTGTCGATCCCGCGCTACGTGCTGAAAACGTATCCGTGGCGCAGTACTGCCTGATGGCAAACCATCTGGCAGAGAATCCGCTACCGAAGGAGAGCTGA
- the apaH gene encoding bis(5'-nucleosyl)-tetraphosphatase (symmetrical) produces the protein MSTYLIGDVHGCYDELVALLKQVEFTPGKDTLWLTGDLVARGPGSLDVLRFVRDLGDAVRLVLGNHDLHLLAVYAGISRNKPKDRVTALLEAPDADELLNWLRRQPLLQVDEEKKLVMAHAGITPQWDLPTAINCARDVEAVLSSDSYPLFLDAMYGDMPNNWSEELTGLARLRFITNALTRMRYCFPNGQLDMYCKDTPENAPAPLKPWFAIPGPVSQAYSIVFGHWASLEGRGTPEGVYALDTGCCWGGTLTCLRWEDKAVFTQTSHRQSDNDEGTAAVAS, from the coding sequence ATGTCGACATACCTGATTGGCGACGTTCACGGTTGCTACGATGAACTGGTCGCACTGTTAAAGCAGGTTGAGTTTACGCCTGGCAAGGACACGCTGTGGCTGACTGGCGATCTGGTGGCCCGTGGCCCTGGTTCGCTGGATGTGCTGCGTTTTGTGCGCGACCTTGGTGATGCAGTTCGCCTCGTACTCGGTAATCACGATTTACATCTGCTGGCCGTTTACGCAGGCATCAGCCGTAATAAGCCCAAAGATCGCGTTACCGCGTTACTCGAAGCACCCGATGCTGACGAGCTGCTCAACTGGCTGCGCCGCCAACCTCTGTTGCAGGTCGATGAAGAGAAAAAACTGGTGATGGCCCATGCAGGGATAACCCCGCAGTGGGATCTCCCAACGGCCATTAACTGCGCTCGCGATGTCGAAGCGGTGCTTTCAAGCGACAGCTATCCACTGTTCCTTGATGCTATGTATGGCGATATGCCCAACAACTGGAGCGAAGAACTGACCGGACTGGCGCGCCTGCGTTTTATCACCAATGCTCTGACGCGCATGCGCTACTGCTTCCCGAACGGGCAGCTGGATATGTACTGTAAAGATACGCCGGAAAACGCTCCTGCACCGCTCAAGCCCTGGTTTGCCATCCCCGGCCCGGTGTCGCAAGCGTACAGTATTGTGTTTGGCCACTGGGCCTCGCTTGAAGGTCGGGGCACACCAGAAGGCGTTTATGCGCTTGATACTGGCTGTTGCTGGGGCGGGACGCTGACCTGCCTGCGCTGGGAAGATAAGGCTGTATTTACCCAGACCTCGCATCGCCAGAGCGATAATGATGAAGGGACTGCGGCGGTGGCGTCGTAG
- the surA gene encoding peptidylprolyl isomerase SurA, translating into MKNWRTLLLGIALVANTSFAAPQVVDKVAAVVNNGVVLESDVNGLMQSVKLNAMQSGQQLPDDNTLRHQILERLIVDQVILQMGQKGGVNISDEQLDKAIADIAAQNNMSLDQMRSRLAYEGINYPAYRSQIRKEMIISDVRNSEVRRRVTILPQEVEQLAKQVSNQNDASTELNLSHILLPLPENPTSDQVNEAGAQATSIVERARSGEDFGKLAITYSADQSALKGGQMGWGRIQELPGIFAQALTTAKKGDVIGPIRSGVGFHILKVNDMRGESQNISVTEVKARHILLKPSPIMTDQQARLKLEEIASDIRSGKTTFAEAAKEYSQDPGSANQGGDLGWSMPDIYDPAFRDALMRLSKGQLSAPVHSTFGWHLIELMDTRKVDKTDTAQKDRAYRMLFNRKFAEEAQTWMQEQRASAYVKILDGNG; encoded by the coding sequence ATGAAGAACTGGAGAACGCTGCTTCTCGGTATCGCTCTGGTAGCGAATACCTCCTTCGCCGCCCCACAAGTTGTCGATAAAGTCGCCGCTGTAGTTAATAACGGCGTTGTGCTGGAAAGCGACGTTAACGGCCTGATGCAGTCTGTAAAGCTTAATGCCATGCAGTCCGGCCAGCAGCTTCCGGACGATAACACGCTGCGCCATCAGATTCTGGAGCGCCTGATCGTCGATCAGGTCATTCTGCAGATGGGCCAGAAGGGCGGCGTTAACATCAGCGATGAACAGCTTGATAAAGCTATCGCCGACATCGCGGCACAAAACAACATGTCTTTAGATCAGATGCGCAGCCGCCTGGCTTATGAAGGGATCAACTACCCGGCCTACCGCAGCCAGATTCGCAAAGAGATGATCATTTCTGACGTGCGTAACAGCGAAGTGCGCCGCCGCGTCACCATTTTGCCGCAGGAAGTTGAACAACTGGCAAAACAGGTCTCTAACCAGAACGACGCCAGCACCGAGCTTAACCTGAGCCACATTCTGCTGCCGCTGCCGGAAAACCCAACCTCAGACCAGGTCAACGAAGCGGGCGCTCAGGCAACCTCCATCGTTGAGCGCGCGCGCAGCGGTGAAGATTTTGGCAAGCTTGCTATCACCTACTCTGCCGACCAGTCTGCGCTCAAGGGCGGCCAGATGGGCTGGGGTCGTATTCAGGAACTGCCGGGCATTTTCGCCCAGGCCCTGACCACCGCGAAAAAAGGCGATGTTATCGGCCCAATCCGCTCTGGCGTTGGCTTTCATATTCTGAAAGTTAACGATATGCGCGGTGAATCGCAGAACATTTCTGTCACGGAAGTCAAAGCCCGTCATATCCTGCTTAAGCCGTCGCCGATCATGACCGATCAGCAGGCGCGCCTGAAGCTTGAAGAGATTGCCTCTGATATCCGTAGCGGTAAAACCACTTTTGCCGAAGCGGCAAAAGAGTACTCGCAGGATCCAGGCTCTGCTAACCAGGGCGGCGATCTGGGTTGGTCGATGCCAGATATCTACGATCCGGCATTCCGCGATGCGCTGATGCGTCTGAGCAAAGGCCAACTGAGCGCGCCAGTGCACTCCACATTTGGCTGGCATCTGATTGAGCTGATGGATACCCGCAAGGTGGATAAGACCGATACGGCGCAAAAAGATCGCGCCTATCGCATGCTGTTCAACCGTAAGTTCGCTGAAGAAGCGCAGACCTGGATGCAGGAGCAACGCGCCAGTGCTTACGTGAAAATCCTGGACGGCAATGGCTAA